The Streptomyces griseiscabiei genome segment GTGGGCGGTCCACGAGGGCGCCGGTGACGGCGCGGTCTCGGACGAACTCCTGGCGATGCTGTCGGCTGACATGATCGGTCTGCGGGTCGACGCTGAGGAGCGGCTGGCGGTCGTCCTGGGAGAGCTGCGGCAGGCCCGCGAACGTCGGATCGCGGCGTCTGGTGCGGCTTCCGCCGCAACCGCTGAGGCTGTCCGTGACGGGTCCGCGAACGGTTCCGCGAAGGGGGGTACAACCCCCTCCACACGGTCCGTCGAAGAGGTCTCCACGGGCCTCGTGGACGCTTTCGGTAAGCCCCTGTTGCGGACGGTATATCCGCAGATCACCCCGTCCGTCCCCCCGTCCGCGCGCACCCCTGAAACCGCGCCCGCGCGGACCCGCGAAACCACGCGCCCGCGCCCGCGTAAGGAACCCCGCAGGTCCCCCGTGCGGAAGCTGTCGACGGGTGCGAAAAAGGCCGCTGCGGAGACCGCGAAGCAGGCGTCGGCGGACGAAAACCTGGCGATCGAGACGTGGATCGCGGAAGAGCTCCGGGCGGGCCGCGAACCGAACGCGCGGGCCGTCGCGGAAGAGACCGAGCGGCGCCGCAAGGAGGTCAACAAGAAGGCGACCGCACCGGGCAAGACGTGGTGCTACGACCGCATCGCGGCCGTCCGGAAGCTCCCCGGCCTGCACGTGGTCAGCGACCAGCGGACTGCGTGATGGCGCCGAAGCCCAGCGACCGGTTCAACGACCCGGACGGCGAGAAGTTCGGCATCCCGACCTGGCCCTGGCGGCTGGGTCCGGATCCGAGCGAACTCGCCACGGTGCGCCAGCTCAAGGCCCGGGGCCTGCGGCCCCGGAAGCCGGGCACACCGGACGGCCAACTCGGCTGGCTCCGGGGAGGCGAGGACCACTTCGCCCCGCTGTACCGGGTTGACGAGGCCAAGCCGAAGCGGCCGATGACCGAGGCGATGTGGGCGTCCATCTGGAAGGCCTGCGCGGCCCGCCGGGTCTGCCCCGAGTGCAAGACCGAGAAGGACTATCAGATCCCCCGGCGCCACGGTGCCTGCAACGACTGCTACTTCGGCGGCTACGCGGCCGCCGCCTGAACTCCCCCGACAACTCAAGACGCGAGACGGGGCCGCCGGCCCCTCAACCGACCAAAGCGATTGGCCAGCTCCCCGTCTCGCGCCGCCCCTGACCGAGAGGCACACACAGCATGTCCGAGAACCCTCAGCACGTCACCAGCGGCCTGGACCGCCGCCTGGTGCGCGCCGCGGCCGAGGCGGTCGTGAGCACGCAGTTCGGGTCCACCTCGATGATCCAGCGCACGCTGCGGGTCAACTTCGCCGCCGCCAGTCAGCTGATGAACGTGCTGGAGGTCATGGGGGTCGTCGGCCCCTCGCAGGGCAGCCGGGCCCGCGACGTCCTGGTCCGCGACGTCGACGACCTGGTGGACGTCTTCGCCACCACCGGTCACGTCGTGGACGCGCTGGAGGTGACGGGAGTCGCTGACACGGCCGAGGTGATCACGCTCCCCACCCAGGCCACCGTCGGCGCCGACCGGTCGGACTGGCTGGACAGCATCCTGGCCGAAGACTTCACGGTGACCGAGGACACGGCGCCGGCCGTTGACCTCTCCAAGCCGGACACGGCCACCTCCCCCGCCGCGCCGATCGAGGCGACCCGGGTCATCAAGGCCGCCGACTGGGAGATCGGGGAGGACCCGGAGGGCGACCGGCCGTGGATCGACCCGCGGCTGAAGACCCCCGAGGGCCGCGCCGCGCGCCGCGCCTGGCGCAGGCGGCAGCGCCGCCGCACCGCACGCAAGTGGGTCGCCCGCCAGAGCACCCCTCACGGAGTGATGCAGCGCGCGGTCCGCGGCGAGCGCCGGGCCCGGACCTGGGTCAAGGGCATCGAGGGCCTCAAGGCCGAGGCCGACCTCACCCTGGCGCTGACCATGACCAAGGCGGCCAACAAGTCCGCCCTCAAGGCCAAGATCGCGATCCTGGACCGCAAGGCCAAGCAGACCGAGGCACAGCAGGCCCAGCAGAAGGCCGGCCAGGCCGTCGCCGTCGCGGTCGCCGCGAAGAAGAAGGCGCAGCAGAAGGTCGCGGCCCGCGCCGCCGGCGTCTACGGCTCGGTCGCCGCCGCCGACCTCACCGCGCTCGGCTTCGAGGGCATGTGGGGACTTCTCGGGGCCCTGATGCTCAACGTCGGTGTCGCCTCCTGGTTCGGCCGCGACGTCGAACTCACCGAGGAGCAGCTGGAGAAGATCGAGCAGATCGAGGCGGGCGTCCCGCAGCGGTTCGACGCCGCCATGACGCCGCGGATGTTCGAGCAGATGATGCGCCAGGCCCTGACCGAGGACCTGAAGGTCCCCATCGCCGCCCTGCGCGTCGACCCGCAGCCGTGGGGCTTCGAGGTCCAGGTGTGGGTGGACCGCACCACCCCGGAGCGGATCTCCACGCAGCTGAGCCTGCTCGAGGGCTGCCTGCCCGGCGTCCGTACCAACAGCATCCTGCTGCAGCAGTCCGCCGCCGCGCGCAACGAGTGCGTCATCCGGGTTCCCGGCAAGAACCCGTGGCAGGCCGTCCCCGAACTCCCCACCCGCGCCCCGCAGTCGATCGCGACCAAGGACATCCACGACGCGCAGATCGGCGCCGACATGTCCGGCCGGCCGCTGGCTCTGCCGATGTGCCGTACCAACGTCAACGTCGTCGGCAAGTCCAGGTCCGGCAAGTCCAACATCCTGGCCGCGATCCTCGACGCCCTCACCGCCACCGAGGACCAGATCATCATCGGCATCGACCTGGGCAGCGCCGGATCCGGATTCGGCGGACTGGTCAACGGCATGCACGTGGTCGC includes the following:
- a CDS encoding DNA translocase FtsK, yielding MSENPQHVTSGLDRRLVRAAAEAVVSTQFGSTSMIQRTLRVNFAAASQLMNVLEVMGVVGPSQGSRARDVLVRDVDDLVDVFATTGHVVDALEVTGVADTAEVITLPTQATVGADRSDWLDSILAEDFTVTEDTAPAVDLSKPDTATSPAAPIEATRVIKAADWEIGEDPEGDRPWIDPRLKTPEGRAARRAWRRRQRRRTARKWVARQSTPHGVMQRAVRGERRARTWVKGIEGLKAEADLTLALTMTKAANKSALKAKIAILDRKAKQTEAQQAQQKAGQAVAVAVAAKKKAQQKVAARAAGVYGSVAAADLTALGFEGMWGLLGALMLNVGVASWFGRDVELTEEQLEKIEQIEAGVPQRFDAAMTPRMFEQMMRQALTEDLKVPIAALRVDPQPWGFEVQVWVDRTTPERISTQLSLLEGCLPGVRTNSILLQQSAAARNECVIRVPGKNPWQAVPELPTRAPQSIATKDIHDAQIGADMSGRPLALPMCRTNVNVVGKSRSGKSNILAAILDALTATEDQIIIGIDLGSAGSGFGGLVNGMHVVATNCADAADVLQWALDIGKGRPALFSKLGMGKNWQTSRERPGIKIVVDEFPALVRESRKGYYDPETKRMVSWDLDGKLAELAITSAKSDVTIIIAGQGVTKEKVKDNTWLTELPVQVLGACDKDDVVQILGGGAMDEGWRPDRLVPAMGDQINDASVVYVMAGAAYCEPIPYRACYASEDELLNRGTERGKAGLVDIDDESARFSEITLQELMENSAAALFHGVDADDQETGVPQLIATIREIFADAADSSGKEPAGFSREELADALGQVDPSRWGLERFDGETDDERIAARVDELHKAINAVLAPSGQTWALEKYRKDKPRGYRLKDLKVITGETPEGS
- a CDS encoding RRQRL motif-containing zinc-binding protein; protein product: MAPKPSDRFNDPDGEKFGIPTWPWRLGPDPSELATVRQLKARGLRPRKPGTPDGQLGWLRGGEDHFAPLYRVDEAKPKRPMTEAMWASIWKACAARRVCPECKTEKDYQIPRRHGACNDCYFGGYAAAA